Sequence from the Janthinobacterium lividum genome:
CGGTTCGGCCTTGCTGGCGGCGGAACAGGATACCAAGGGCTTGATCAGCGGCGTGGCGGCCAGCGAGCCGCAGATCCAGCCGGCGGCGTCAAGCGCCTACAGCGTACGCCAGGGTGGGGCGGTAGTCGCCAATCCCGGCCGTGCGCTGTTCGACTACGCCACCTATGCGGCCCTGTATCAGCCATGCATCGCTTCCGTGGCCGGCAATGCGGGACGCTGCACGGCGCTCGTCAGCAAGGGTTTATTGAACGGCGCCGACCTGGCTGCGCAGCAGGCGGACGCGAAGCAGCGCTTGCGCGCGTATGGCTGGCTGCTGGATTCCGATCCGTTGCAGGCGGCACACGCGGGCACGAATATCCTCGTGGCTGTCACGTATGCGTATGCCTACGGCAAATTCTCCGTCACGGACAAGGTGTGCGGTTTCACGTTTGCGCAGACGGACGGCAGCGGTAATCCGGTCGCGTTCACGTCGGCGCAAAAGGCGGCCAGCTTTGCCGCGCAAAACGGCATCCTCGGCAATGTCGTGTACGAAAACAGCGTGGGCGGCGCCAGGGTGTACACGGCCGGCGTGTCGTCTTCCAGCGGCCTGGCGGACCAGTCGCTCGACGGCTTCCTGTGCCTGCGCAGCCTGGCGACGGGACGCGATACCGTCAGTGGCGCCAACTTGCAAGGCACGCTGGCCGGGCAAAGCGTGCGCGTGCGGGCAGGCATGGCGGAGGTCGCGGCCAGCGGCAAATTGAATGGCAAGCCGGCCATCATCGTGCATGGCCGCAGCGATACCCTGATTCCCGTCAATCACGCTTCGCGCGCCTATCTGGGGCTGAACGCCGCCGTGGAAGGGACGAATAGCCGCCTGCGCTATATCGAGGTGACGAACGCCAACCATTTCGATTCCTTCAGCAGCGCCTTGCCGACCCTGATCGTGCCCCTGCACGTGTACCTGAACCGGGCGCTCGATGCCATGTATGTACACTTGAATGCCAAGCAAGCCTTGCCGCCATCGCAGGTGGTGCGCACGGTGACGCGCGCCGATGCGTCAACCTTGATCACCAACGTCAACGTGCCAGCGATCGCCGCGGCGCCGGCGCCCGGCAATGTCATCAGCGTGACGGGGACGGTCGTCGACATTCCCAACTAGGCAGTATCGCTTGTGGAACTTGCGGCCACGTTTCACGTGGCCGTTTTTATTCCCAGGCCGTATCGGGGATGTGGCCCAGTCCCTGGAAGACAGGCTTGGAAAACCAGTAGCCCTGCATCAGGGAAATGCCGCAGCTGGCCAGGAAATCGCGCTCGGCGCGTGTCTCGATGCCTTCGGCCAGTACGCGGATACCGAGCTCACGGCACAGGCTGGCGATGGCCCGCACGATCGCCTGGCGTGGCGCGTGCATATCGATCCCGCGTACCAGGTCCATGTCGATCTTGATGATGTCGGGCTGGTATTCGGCCAGCAGGTTCAAGCCCGCATAGCCGGCG
This genomic interval carries:
- a CDS encoding 3-hydroxybutyrate oligomer hydrolase family protein, whose translation is MQTTITRAGSSLCTLLALAACGSNHAPEELNQMPSYLGTITRADYDGKTNDLLTAGLGKTGLAGAAPAYADVEQPTPLELRRNAIYANYRAVLDIAANSGYGTLYGPNVDASGNVGTGEGLVAGSEYIAYADDGSGKKNVTLMVQVPASFDPDHACIVTGTSSGSRGIYGAIGSSGEWGLKKGCAVAYADKGSGTGLYVFEDDSVNLQNGVRAGRVVAGKNALFAPDLSDADRLAWGGANPNRIAFKHAHSQQNPEKDWGKVTLQAIEMAYYVLNERYGVLARDGSARIVRLTPKNTITIASSISNGAGSALLAAEQDTKGLISGVAASEPQIQPAASSAYSVRQGGAVVANPGRALFDYATYAALYQPCIASVAGNAGRCTALVSKGLLNGADLAAQQADAKQRLRAYGWLLDSDPLQAAHAGTNILVAVTYAYAYGKFSVTDKVCGFTFAQTDGSGNPVAFTSAQKAASFAAQNGILGNVVYENSVGGARVYTAGVSSSSGLADQSLDGFLCLRSLATGRDTVSGANLQGTLAGQSVRVRAGMAEVAASGKLNGKPAIIVHGRSDTLIPVNHASRAYLGLNAAVEGTNSRLRYIEVTNANHFDSFSSALPTLIVPLHVYLNRALDAMYVHLNAKQALPPSQVVRTVTRADASTLITNVNVPAIAAAPAPGNVISVTGTVVDIPN